One Setaria viridis chromosome 5, Setaria_viridis_v4.0, whole genome shotgun sequence genomic region harbors:
- the LOC117857036 gene encoding uncharacterized protein isoform X1 yields MMDLDPRLYENVSVSDNDVRNIVLSYLMHNCFKETAETFLSSTGLKLPIDYSVNVDKRKAIFNFVLEGNALKAIELTEELAPNLLENDMDLHFDLLSLHFIELVRSRKCTEALEFGQKKLTSFGKVPKYVEKLEDFMALLAYEEPEKSPMFHLLSPEYRQNVADSLNRAVLAHANLPAYSSLERVVQQATVVRQYLQQEVGKDSYPPFSLKAFLSK; encoded by the exons ATGATGGACCTGGATCCTCGTCTCTACGAGAACGTC TCTGTCAGCGACAACGATGTCCGAAACATTGTGCTATCTTATCTTATGCACAACTGTTTTAAAGAGACGGCAGAGACATTCCTATCCAGCACCGGGTTGAAGTTACCTATTGACTATAGTGTGAATGTGGATAAGCGTAAAG caatttttaattttgtgCTAGAAGGGAATGCCCTGAAGGCCATAGAGCTGACAGAAGAACTGGCACCTAACTTGCTGGAGAATGATATGGATCTACATTTTGATCTTTTAAGTCTTCACTTCATCGAGCTAGTTCGTTCCAGAAAATG CACAGAAGCTCTCGAGTTTGGCCAGAAAAAATTGACGTCGTTCGGGAAGGTTCCCAAGTACGTTGAGAAACTAGAG GACTTTATGGCCCTCCTGGCTTATGAAGAACCTGAGAAGTCACCTATGTTTCATCTACTAAGCCCAGAGTATAGGCAGAATGTTGCAGATAGCTTGAATCGGGCTGTCCTTG CACATGCTAATCTGCCAGCATATTCATCACTGGAGAGAGTGGTGCAGCAAGCAACTGTGGTTAGACAATACCTACAGCAGGAAGTTGGCAAG GATTCTTACCCACCATTTTCTTTGAAGGCCTTTCTGAGCAAGTAA
- the LOC117857036 gene encoding uncharacterized protein isoform X2, whose translation MMDLDPRLYENVSVSDNDVRNIVLSYLMHNCFKETAETFLSSTGLKLPIDYSVNVDKRKAIFNFVLEGNALKAIELTEELAPNLLENDMDLHFDLLSLHFIELVRSRKCTEALEFGQKKLTSFGKVPKYVEKLEDFMALLAYEEPEKSPMFHLLSPEYRQNVADSLNRAVLAHANLPAYSSLERVVQQATVVRQYLQQEVGKAFLSK comes from the exons ATGATGGACCTGGATCCTCGTCTCTACGAGAACGTC TCTGTCAGCGACAACGATGTCCGAAACATTGTGCTATCTTATCTTATGCACAACTGTTTTAAAGAGACGGCAGAGACATTCCTATCCAGCACCGGGTTGAAGTTACCTATTGACTATAGTGTGAATGTGGATAAGCGTAAAG caatttttaattttgtgCTAGAAGGGAATGCCCTGAAGGCCATAGAGCTGACAGAAGAACTGGCACCTAACTTGCTGGAGAATGATATGGATCTACATTTTGATCTTTTAAGTCTTCACTTCATCGAGCTAGTTCGTTCCAGAAAATG CACAGAAGCTCTCGAGTTTGGCCAGAAAAAATTGACGTCGTTCGGGAAGGTTCCCAAGTACGTTGAGAAACTAGAG GACTTTATGGCCCTCCTGGCTTATGAAGAACCTGAGAAGTCACCTATGTTTCATCTACTAAGCCCAGAGTATAGGCAGAATGTTGCAGATAGCTTGAATCGGGCTGTCCTTG CACATGCTAATCTGCCAGCATATTCATCACTGGAGAGAGTGGTGCAGCAAGCAACTGTGGTTAGACAATACCTACAGCAGGAAGTTGGCAAG GCCTTTCTGAGCAAGTAA
- the LOC117857399 gene encoding cysteine-rich receptor-like protein kinase 34 — protein sequence MAYNPRGRCDEAHHLNPSTVAMPSAKLKSPSATPLLRLLLILLTASVATSQDAKPTWLDCGDGGASPPSPSPSPSPVPAPVNGSGGAPFRANLLSLLGALPRAAAPTGFASLSLGAGRDRAFVRGLCRGDSAPPRCLADLQEAVRNLSGSCAASRRAAVWFDKAYVTYADTNSSTAREEGFTGILVDTRTVADPGAYVQAYNALMSRLVARASDGGGEAGRPFFATGEAQYASDEPDGTMYGLVQCMRDITAADCDQCLQRSVPQCCSGQQGGVVLAYNCYLRIQIYTYYDLALDAPPPSPAEPPPPAISPPTPADETNGKGRSTNVFVLAGVLLLGTLLILAFVVTCVCLQRRRSIEVNKRSPGIPYFRDRRRINSDSTCTYVYPEKFALPVLMAATGNFAAENKLGEGGFGQVFKGRLQDGQEIAVKRLSRGSKQGFHELKNELILATKLKHRNLVQLLGVCLEDSEKLIVYEYLPNRSLDTNLFDAGRPRREALDWGRRYAIVRGIARGLLYLHEESRLRIIHRDLKPSNVLLDSDLSPKISDFGLARAFWGDETREVTKRPAGTLGYLSPEYAYYGHVSTKSDMFSFGVIVLEILTGRRNTSPSSAEEDGSGNNLLSYVWEKWRRGSVADIVDASLGGQYARAEALACAQVGLLCVQKDPGARPDASAVVLMLDGHSAIQQRPSRPAFCSGTRSMSAASSRGKGVRYGRRSATDPVSENGLTVSELKPR from the exons ATGGCCTATAACCCCCGAGGTCGCTGTGATGAAGCCCATCACTTGAACCCGTCCACCGTCGCCATGCCGTCCGCGAAGCTCAAGTCCCCGTCGGCGACGCCTCTCCTCCgactcctcctcatcctcctcacgGCAAGCGTCGCCACCTCGCAAGACGCCAAGCCCACATGGCTGGACTGCGGGGACGGGGGCGCATCGCCTCCATCCCCGTCCCCTTCCCCCTCGCCAGTACCGGCGCCCGtcaacggcagcggcggcgcgccgttCCGCGCCAACCTCCTCTCGCTCCTGGGCGCgctcccgcgcgccgcggcgcccaCGGGGTTCGCGTCCCTCTccctcggcgccggccgcgaccgcgcCTTCGTCCGGGGCCTGTGCCGCGGCGactccgcgccgccccggtgCCTCGCCGACCTGCAGGAGGCCGTCCGCAACCTCAGCGGGAGctgcgccgccagccgccgcgccgccgtgtgGTTCGACAAGGCCTACGTCACCTACGCCGACACCAACTCATCGACCGCCCGCGAGGAGGGGTTCACCGGGATCCTCGTCGACACGCGCACGgtcgccgaccccggggcctaCGTGCAGGCATACAACGCACTGATGAGCCGCCTGGTGGCGCGCGcgtccgacggcggcggcgaggcagggAGGCCGTTCTTCGCCACCGGGGAGGCGCAGTACGCGAGCGACGAGCCCGACGGGACCATGTACGGGCTGGTGCAGTGCATGCGGGACATCACGGCGGCGGACTGCGACCAGTGCCTGCAGCGGTCGGTGCCGCAGTGCTGCTCGGGGCAGCAGGGCGGCGTGGTGCTGGCCTACAACTGCTACCTGCGGATCCAGATATACACGTACTACGACCTGGcgctcgacgcgccgccgccttcgcccgctgaacctccgccgccggcgatctccCCGCCGACGCCTGCCGATGAAACAAACG GAAAGGGGAGATCAACAAATGTCTTCGTGCTCGCAGGCGTCCTTCTCCTTGGAACGCTACTTATCCTAGCCTTTGTGGTCACATGTGTTTGCCTGCAAAGGAGGAGGAGTATCGAAGTGAACAAAAGATCACCGGGTATTCCGTATTTCCGGGACAGAAGAAGGATCAATAGCGACAGCACCTGCACCTATGTTTATCCGGAGAAATTCGCTCTGCCGGTACTGATGGCTGCCACTGGCAACTTCGCTGCAGAGAACAAGCTCGGAGAGGGAGGTTTCGGACAGGTTTTCAAG GGCAGACTTCAGGATGGGCAGGAAATAGCGGTAAAAAGGCTCTCGAGAGGTTCCAAGCAGGGTTTCCACGAGCTGAAGAACGAGCTGATCCTGGCCACCAAGCTGAAGCACAGGAACCTCGTGCAACTTCTCGGGGTTTGCCTGGAGGACTCAGAGAAGCTGATCGTGTACGAGTACCTGCCGAACCGGAGCCTGGACACCAACCTTTTCG ATGCAGGGAGGCCGCGGCGGGAAGCGCTGGACTGGGGCAGGAGATACGCGATCGTCCGCGGGATCGCGCGCGGCCTGCTGTACCTCCACGAGGAGTCCCGGCTGCGGATCATCCACCGGGACCTCAAGCCCAGCAACGTCCTGCTCGACTCGGATCTGAGCCCCAAGATCTCCGATTTCGGGCTGGCCAGGGCGTTCTGGGGAGACGAGACCAGAGAGGTGACGAAGCGACCAGCCGGAACCCT TGGGTACCTGTCGCCCGAGTACGCGTACTACGGGCACGTCTCGACCAAATCGGACATGTTCAGCTTCGGGGTTATCGTCCTCGAGATCCTCACCGGTCGAAGGAACACCAGCCCATCatcagctgaagaagatggcagcGGCAACAATCTGCTGAGCTAC GTGTGGGAGAAGTGGAGGCGCGGGTCGGTGGCGGACATCGTGGACGCGTCGCTGGGCGGCCAGTACGCCCGGGCGGAGGCGCTCGCCTGCGCGCAGGTCGGGCTCCTGTGCGTGCAGAAGGACCCCGGCGCCAGGCCCGACGCGTCGGCCGTCGTCCTCATGCTGGACGGCCACTCGGCCATCCAGCAGAGGCCCTCCCGCCCGGCGTTCTGCTCCGGGACCAGGTCCATGAGCGCCGCCTCGTCGCGTGGAAAGGGAGTGCGCTACGGGCGTCGTTCCGCGACCGATCCTGTGTCGGAGAACGGCCTGACGGTTTCGGAGCTCAAGCCAAGGTAG